In one Azospirillum sp. TSH100 genomic region, the following are encoded:
- a CDS encoding outer membrane lipoprotein carrier protein LolA: MKTVLRRLSAALLFASLLAPLPAAFATSAAAAPATPVSLSAQDQAVVAKVEEYLNGITTLQSKFLQVAPNGRQATGIFYLWRPGRMRLEYDRPLKDFIVADGSFVFYWDGEMRQQSSAPIGSTLADFILRKNIRLSGDVTVTDVFQAPGVIEVSLLETKDPGKGTLTLVFEDRPFQLRKWRVLDAQGLTTEVALLNPRTDVTFDREMFYFKEPARGSDFGRAN, from the coding sequence ATGAAGACCGTGCTTCGCCGCCTTTCCGCCGCCCTGCTGTTCGCCAGCCTTCTTGCTCCGCTGCCGGCGGCCTTCGCCACGTCCGCCGCCGCCGCGCCGGCCACCCCCGTCTCGCTGTCGGCGCAGGACCAGGCGGTCGTCGCCAAGGTGGAGGAGTATCTGAACGGCATCACCACCTTGCAGTCGAAGTTCCTGCAGGTGGCGCCCAACGGACGGCAGGCGACCGGCATCTTCTATCTGTGGCGGCCCGGCCGGATGCGGCTGGAATATGACCGGCCGCTGAAGGACTTCATCGTCGCCGATGGCAGCTTCGTCTTTTATTGGGACGGCGAGATGCGCCAGCAGTCGAGCGCGCCCATCGGCTCGACGCTCGCCGACTTCATCCTGCGCAAGAACATCCGGCTGTCGGGCGACGTCACCGTCACCGACGTCTTCCAGGCCCCCGGTGTGATCGAGGTCAGCCTGCTGGAAACCAAGGACCCCGGCAAGGGCACCCTGACCCTGGTTTTCGAGGACCGTCCCTTCCAGCTGCGCAAGTGGCGGGTGCTGGACGCCCAGGGCCTGACCACCGAGGTGGCCCTGCTGAATCCGCGCACCGACGTCACCTTCGACCGCGAGATGTTCTATTTCAAGGAGCCGGCGCGTGGATCGGATTTCGGCCGCGCCAACTGA
- a CDS encoding glutathione S-transferase family protein, with translation MSLTLYAHPFSSYSQKVLIALWENGIPFTYRNLEDAGAAAERAALWPLGRFPVLVDDGRTVVESSIIIEHLDLHHAGPIRWLPDGGDAALEVRLMDRFFDNYIMTPMQAPVFESLRPDAARLDEVKEKTRRDLDAAYAWLEERLSGRRWAAGESFTMADCAAAPSLFYADWVHRIGPAFPRLRDYRSRLLARPSIARAVDEGRPYRSYFPLGAPDRD, from the coding sequence ATGTCGCTGACCCTCTATGCACACCCCTTCTCCTCCTATTCCCAAAAGGTGCTGATCGCGCTTTGGGAAAATGGCATTCCCTTCACCTACCGGAATTTGGAGGATGCCGGCGCGGCGGCCGAACGGGCGGCACTCTGGCCGCTCGGACGCTTTCCGGTGCTGGTGGACGATGGCCGCACGGTCGTGGAATCCAGCATCATCATCGAACATCTGGATCTCCATCACGCCGGGCCGATCCGCTGGCTGCCCGACGGCGGCGACGCCGCCCTGGAGGTCCGGCTGATGGACCGCTTCTTCGACAACTACATCATGACGCCGATGCAGGCGCCGGTGTTCGAATCGCTGCGACCGGACGCGGCGCGGCTGGACGAGGTGAAGGAGAAGACCCGCCGGGATCTCGATGCGGCCTATGCCTGGCTGGAGGAAAGGCTGTCGGGCAGACGCTGGGCAGCCGGAGAGAGCTTCACCATGGCCGACTGCGCCGCGGCCCCCTCGCTCTTCTATGCGGATTGGGTTCACCGGATCGGTCCCGCCTTTCCACGGCTGCGGGACTATCGTTCACGCCTGCTGGCGCGGCCGTCCATCGCGCGTGCGGTCGACGAAGGGCGCCCCTATCGGTCCTATTTCCCGCTCGGCGCGCCGGATCGCGACTGA